AAGACCGCGTCGGCACTGTCGGCCTCCCGGTGGGCGACGTTGACGGGTGAGCAGGTCATTTACTTCTCCGCCGCGCTGCTGGTGCTTGTATCCCTGGGGGTGATCCTGATCTTCGTAAAGGAGCGGCGGCCCCCGGAGCAGAAGAGAGAGAGAACAACCCTTCCGCAGTATCTGCGTCAGATGTTCCTCGTTCGTGAGAATCGCCTGTTGTGCATCCTGGTCGTCGGTTTCGTACTGATGTCCACACAACTGATGAACCTTCGTCCTCTGCTGATCACCGAACAGTTCGGCTATTCGAAGCAGATGTTCGGCAACATGCACGGTGTAACGATGCTGATCAACACGGTCCTGGTCCTTCCTCTTCTGATCGTGTTCATCGACCGCGTGGACAAGTTCAAGCTCTTCGCAGTCTGCATCCTTCTGTCCACCCTGCACCCGGCGGTCTTCTGGGTTTATGTGAAGTACTTCGCGCCGGGAGGGGTCCCCCCGGTGTCCGCCATCATCGCCTTCAACGTGGCCGATTCGGTATTCGACAGGACGGCACTGCTGGCCTTATGGCCCTTCCTGTTCGATCTGGTGGATCCCGCCAAGAAGGGCTTCATGCATTCGGGATTCCTGATTGTCGCCGGCGGCGCGAAATTCGTGAATACGAACTTGATGGGACTGTGGGTGCAACTGGTGTACGTCCTCACGGGCAGACCGGCGCAGACGGACTACATGAGTTGCTATCTCTACATCTTCCTGGTCGGCGTGATCGGGTGCGTGGGCACGATGCTGTTCGCCGAGCACAGACGGCGTCTTGCATCTCCCTCAGCAGCGCTGCCCCAGGCGTCTGCCGGCGGGGTGCTGGAACCGAGTTGAACGCATTCGTTCTCTTCAAGTTCAGCGGAACAGACAGATAAGGAGAACAACATGGCCAAGCCGCAATACCACATTCTTGTATGCAACAGTTTTCGTCTGACGGGCGGGCCGCAAGGCGTTTGCAACAAGAAAGGAGCCACCAACCTGCTTCAACACCTCGAAGAAGAGATCATCAACCGGGGCTTGGACGCTCTCGTCTCCAGCACCGGATGTCTGAAGGTCTGCGCGCACGGACCCGCCATGGTCATCTACCCGGCCGGTTGGTGGTACGGCGAAATGACGGAGGAAGCACTCGATGCGGTGCTCGACGCGC
The sequence above is drawn from the Anaerobaca lacustris genome and encodes:
- a CDS encoding (2Fe-2S) ferredoxin domain-containing protein, whose amino-acid sequence is MAKPQYHILVCNSFRLTGGPQGVCNKKGATNLLQHLEEEIINRGLDALVSSTGCLKVCAHGPAMVIYPAGWWYGEMTEEALDAVLDALEAGEPATEHLVYS